A genomic stretch from Hemicordylus capensis ecotype Gifberg chromosome 1, rHemCap1.1.pri, whole genome shotgun sequence includes:
- the CASP8AP2 gene encoding CASP8-associated protein 2 isoform X2: MATDEEEEEGMTFPNLLCGASPCGGRDDDESSVDIYDGLDSAPVLSGSPATTLTPLKSGLNLFDEILIEEGTAKEASYHDLQAEHKICKQQLQELMKKLQEIQEQNSALQNENQSLKKNISALIKTARVEINRKDEEISNLQRRLSEVPVHPNTYTRTYFQKSANNARNFEGSKAKNNTFKDLLPVNNPKMDSRTKPSEPKDMPHSYTSWDTENKKSHSEKRNMNIPRSHSEDPHNSGAHSRLTNVDSSSDKEKGKKEIKSNEHHNTENDCKYKTKTHQNGGSTADGMLDLHGKLQLNSEKTVGNGLWKDNNDTKIKSSPCADKRTDTFPCAWEKPLTPKDTLLPKMEHSGDDKSEKSQNASQKDLKIQNKDESNGRQKTRQPEKHLEQQKRTSKVSSSPENYSNARSPQTLSKSYVEDRKIKDSDCRRNKEASDLGLRGWRLSPLSALISNKDHKHGRSKDDSSKRESERTHSKSERHRTEEKRKNERDSLRESRSFQNERTDSKEMSQKTAKDTIKARVSVKKEENKSLPPEETVKVVNDLEEQLPTRLKRNEEQSTTKALKLSFMQKLNLTLSPAKKQTDELKTVAKSSSERDIKIPGQEVMFVPVETIGTDVVKQAKMPPLPIPDNPVQTSLGQKMSVSKTKVKVESESVAESFNKQPPKTSSDLQNTAQHELADNAKPLPEASIEMGEADEARVALSLGSPLNQDMLPDNAFNDVETISSVDFDSYSVIDEINGSDSDSLMEVEETSNCAREKVLESPKKESQRLRPVPCKDTIGDGNILSGDVPLTDHKACNGKPSFPDQGTNLEALCIKGLSATPQTRDANPVSVDDENSILSIDLNHMRYIPKAISPLNSPIRPLTKALRMESLYKGPVKSYNTDLVPEDAVVCPARNLSNDLNKENQKPLCTDRQLLEMESQQSLSSDELEEGEIVSDDDQPKTERQENCKKSRGKASPDQPNLAHSPCNHKAKTIPSSEGTGKLASRGKSKEKPKAGTIMSSKEVKKNKTVSIDCLEKIVQITAAPSTVHEFMQMLRAVRKQVRKNYMKFKMQFPVKHFHRIVDTAILNFISLVKYLDFSKMSKTSEALKRNLCEVIETKLKQIKKNSAIEHLFKQQQSDMKKKLWKLVDEQLDYLFEKIKKILLKLCNLISIGNESDEGRLDKRTKESPRCLASHKTERQKSKKPALNARTQKPEKCDLPKSVASNQLPKNGHHDTNKMDAHKNMAKKLISPYTVKTKHSQTGVELFKEKSIQDRESALKNGKCAKEGSQIVGDKTDISCGPLTEQQMSGLTFNLVNDAQMGEMFKSLLQGSGLSEKNVDFVDESQWEFKTPEKHMPDGQNCGNDSVYEAESTPKETQIESRVLDGIKWPLVSPERDSSFLARLQMPIDPDILDESCMFEIPSSPALKKGEVCISGKPKSLVSSILLEDLAVSLTIPSPLKSDAHLSFLKPDMFGTVPEDVLSAHFSEDAHLEEEDASEQDIHLALESDNSSSKSSCSSTWASMPAAPGFQYCPSLPMQAVVMEKSNDHFIVKIRRATPSTSPGLDQVSLANEPVTSFAERGDNEIMPEENLDALNFQGVPLEETVSMEKRTDSLNETHDNIGKDKAPDSLASTKEPSICLDKDKEAEQSDPQQETNPAAPDNVLDSVEALFSNAKQEQLSNMAESLQAPYNNTSHSQGPDLLGPHQVSHGVAGSNGASDWLDPPREWGKPLESLKEPSNKTSQSEDAPEVLKLPQTHTVKMFPKGGVSCTAVEHSPTSSAVPLEEEFSSEGHFDICIDLTDETPLENEVDSWDLTEGSTLNAGMGSLNKDKEGCKTEGCSVAGDPLTEEQPGKPTADENFETETTSNIDISGCRPTLDKESKKRKKETTEKSRAKRERKESCESSCKKTGKSNKKSKETASVAVNASMKKSASVCDASPLPSTSSVSPSSLYAKNVIKKKGEVVISWTRNDDREILLECQKKGPSGKTFASLAAKLNKSSNQVEERFKQLVKLFKMSSCN, from the exons gCAGTCCTGCTACCACTCTGACCCCACTCAAAAGTGGTTTAAACTTATTTGATGAAATCCTGATAGAAGAAGGAACAGCAAAAGAAGCCTCATACCATGAT TTGCAGGCTGAACATAAGATATGTAAACAACAACTTCAAGAGTTGATGAAGAAGCTTCAGGAAATACAGGAACAG AATTCAGCTCTACAAAATGAAAACCAGTCCCTTAAAAAGAATATTTCAGCTCTTATCAAAACAGCTAGAGTGGAAATTAATCGCAAGGATGAAGAAATTAGTAATCTTCAACGAAG GTTGTCAGAGGTTCCAGTTCATCCAAACACCTACACTAGAACATACTTCCAGAAGTCAGCTAACAATGCAAGGAATTTTGAAGGatcaaaagcaaaaaataatacaTTCAAAGACTTACTTCCCGTGaataatccaaaaatggattctAGAACTAAACCTTCCGAGCCCAAGGACATGCCTCACAGTTATACATCTTGGGATACAGAAAATAAGAAATCTCATTCAGAAAAACGGAATATGAATATACCTAGATCACATTCTGAAGACCCTCACAACAGTGGTGCTCATTCAAGACTAACCAATGTTGACAGTTCTTCTgataaagaaaaaggaaagaaagaaataaaaagtaATGAGCATCATAACACGGAGAATGATTGCAAATACAAAACCAAAACACACCAAAATGGGGGCAGCACTGCAGATGGAATGTTGGACCTTCATGGAAAGTTGCAACTTAACTCTGAAAAAACAGTAGGAAATGGACTCTGGAAAGACAATAATGACACAAAGATCAAAAGCAGCCCATGTGCCGACAAAAGAACTGATACGTTCCCTTGTGCTTGGGAGAAACCGTTAACTCCAAAGGATACATTACTGCCAAAAATGGAACACTCTGGTGACGATAAGAGTGAAAAGTCACAGAATGCAAGTCAGAAGGAtctcaaaatacaaaacaaagatGAAAGCAATGGCAGACAAAAAACCAGACAACCTGAAAAGCATCTAGAACAGcaaaaaagaacaagtaaagTTAGTAGTTCCCCTGAAAATTATTCCAATGCCAGAAGTCCTCAAACGTTAAGTAAAAGCTATGTAGAAGACAGAAAGATAAAAGATAGTGACTGTAGAAGGAACAAAGAAGCAAGTGATCTTGGGTTGAGAGGATGGAGGCTGTCTCCGCTGTCAGCTCTGATTTCTAATAAAGATCACAAACATGGACGTTCCAAGGATGACAGCAGTAAACGTGAATCTGAAAGGACACATTCAAAATCGGAGAGACACAGAActgaagaaaaaaggaaaaatgagAGAGACAGTCTTAGAGAGAGCAGGAGTTTTCAGAATGAAAGAACAGATTCAAAAGAAATGTCACAGAAAACAGCAAAAGATACTATTAAAGCTAGAGTCAGTGtaaaaaaagaggaaaacaaaTCCTTACCACCAGAAGAAACTGTCAAGGTAGTAAATGACTTGGAGGAGCAGTTGCCAACAAGACTTAAAAGGAACGAGGAGCAGTCAACAACCAAAGCCTTAAAACTGAGCTTTATGCAGAAGCTAAATTTAACACTGTCTCCTGCTAAAAAGCAAACTGATGAACTCAAAACAGTAGCAAAGTCCAGCAGTGAACGGGACATAAAAATTCCAGGTCAGGAAGTCATGTTTGTACCAGTTGAAACTATTGGTACTGATGTCGTTAAGCAAGCAAAAATGCCCCCATTACCCATCCCTGACAAtcctgttcaaaccagtttgggacAAAAGATGTCTGTTTCCAAGACAAAAGTGAAGGTGGAAAGTGAAAGTGTGGCAGAATCTTTCAACAAACAGCCACCTAAGACATCATCAGACCTGCAAAACACAGCACAGCATGAACTGGCCGATAATGCAAAGCCTTTGCCAGAGGCCAGTATTGAGATGGGAGAAGCTGATGAAGCACGTGTGGCACTTAGTCTAGGCAGCCCCTTGAATCAAGACATGCTTCCAGATAATGCTTTCAATGACGTGGAGACTATAAGTTCTGTGGACTTTGATTCCTATAGCGTGATAGATGAGATtaatgggtcagattcagactcCTTGATGGAAGTGGAAGAGACCAGTAATTGTGCACGTGAAAAGGTCTTAGAGTCTCCTAAAAAAGAAAGCCAGCGTCTCAGACCTGTGCCTTGCAAAGATACTATAGGAGATGGCAACATACTGAGTGGGGACGTGCCTCTAACTGACCACAAGGCTTGTAATGGGAAGCCAAGTTTTCCTGACCAGGGAACCAATTTAGAAGCATTGTGTATTAAAGGACTAAGTGCTACACCTCAAACAAGAGATGCAAACCCAGTTTCTGTTGATGACGAGAACTCTATATTGAGCATTGATCTCAATCACATGAGATATATTCCAAAAGCAATCAGTCCACTTAACAGTCCAATTCGACCCTTGACTAAAGCACTCAGAATGGAAAGCCTTTACAAAGGACCTGTAAAAAGCTATAATACAG ATTTGGTTCCTGAAGATGCGGTTGTCTGTCCTGCAAGAAACCTGTCCAATGACCTCAACAAGGAAAATCAAAAGCCACTTTGCACAGATCGCCAACTCTTAGAGATGGAGTCTCAACAGAGCCTATCTTCAGATGAATTGGAAGAAGGGGAAATTGTAAGTGATGATGATCAACCTAAAACAGAAAGACAAGAGAATTGTAAAAAATCAAGAGGAAAAGCATCTCCTGATCAACCTAACTTGGCCCATAGTCCATGCAACCACAAAGCCAAGACCATACCTTCTAGTGAAGGCACTGGAAAATTGGCTTCTAGGGGAAAAAGTAAAGAAAAACCCAAAGCTGGAACCATAATGTCTTCCAAGgaagtaaagaaaaataaaactgtgAGCATTGACTGTCTTGAAAAAATAGTTCAGATTACTGCTGCACCTTCCACAGTACATGAGTTCATGCAGATGCTCAGAGCTGTAAGAAAGCAAGTACGGAAAAATTACATGAAGTTTAAAATGCAGTTTCCAGTAAAGCATTTTCACAGGATTGTAGACACAGCAATTCTGAATTTTATATCTCTCGTAAAATACCTTGACTTCTCTAAAATGTCTAAAACAAGTGAAGCATTGAAACGGAATCTCTGTGAAGTTATAGAGACTAAACTTAAGCAGATCAAAAAGAATAGTGCAATAGAGCATCTCTTTAAACAACAGCAATCAGATATGAAGAAAAAGTTGTGGAAACTTGTTGATGAGCAGCTTGACTACCTTTttgagaaaattaaaaaaattctccTAAAGCTGTGCAACTTGATAAGTATTGGAAATGAAAGTGATGAAGGTAGGCTTgataaaagaacaaaagaaagcccCAGATGCCTTGCAAGTCACAAAACTGAGAGACAGAAATCAAAGAAACCAGCCTTAAATGCCAGAACTCAAAAACCTGAAAAGTGTGACCTTCCAAAGTCAGTGGCAAGCAACCAACTGCCTAAGAATGGCCATCATGACACAAATAAAATGGATGCACACAAAAATATGGCTAAAAAACTTATAAGTCCTTATactgttaaaacaaaacattctcagacTGGAGTTGAGCTTTTCAAGGAAAAGTCCATACAGGACAGAGAGTCTGCTTTGAAAAATGGAAAATGTGCAAAAGAAGGATCACAGATAGTTGGGGACAAGACTGATATCAGTTGTGGACCTCTCACAGAACAGCAGATGTCTGGCTTAACATTTAACCTGGTGAATGATGCTCAGATGGGTGAAATGTTCAAAAGTTTATTACAAGGTTCTGGTCTTTCAGAAAAGAATGTTGACTTTGTTGATGAAAGTCAGTGGGAGTTCAAGACACCAGAAAAACACATGCCAGATGGCCAGAACTGTGGAAATGATTCTGTGTATGAAGCAGAATCTACTCCAAAAGAGACCCAGATAGAGTCAAGAGTATTAGATGGCATAAAATGGCCTTTAGTGTCACCTGAAAGGGACTCATCTTTTTTAGCTAGACTTCAAATGCCCATTGATCCAGATATTCTAGATGAAAGCTGTATGTTTGAAATTCCTTCTAGTCCAGCTTTGAAGAAAGGTGAAGTGTGTATTTCAGGGAAACCAAAATCACTTGTCTCTTCTATTCTTCTGGAAGATCTAGCCGTGTCCTTGACTATCCCCTCTCCTTTGAAGTCAGATGCTCATCTTAGTTTTTTGAAGCCTGACATGTTTGGGACAGTTCCTGAGGATGTTCTAAGTGCACACTTTAGTGAAGATGCCCATCTTGAAGAAGAAGATGCCTCTGAGCAAGACATCCATTTGGCTTTGGAGTCTGATAATTCAAGCAGTAAATCAAGCTGCTCTTCAACATGGGCAAGTATGCCTGCTGCTCCTGGATTTCAGTATTGCCCAAGCCTACCAATGCAGGCAGTAGTTATGGAGAAATCAAATGATCACTTCATTGTTAAGATAAGGCGTGCCACACCATCTACCTCACCAGGCCTTGATCAAGTGTCCCTAGCAAATGAGCCAGTGACCTCTTTTGCTGAGAGAGGAGACAATGAAATTATGCCTGAAGAAAACTTAGATGCATTGAATTTTCAAGGTGTGCCATTAGAAGAAACAGTGTCTATGGAAAAGAGAACTGACTCTCTGAATGAGACACATGATAATATTGGAAAAGATAAAGCCCCTGATTCACTTGCATCTACAAAAGAACCATCTATTTGTCTTGACAAGGATAAGGAAGCTGAACAATCTGACCCTCAACAAGAAACCAATCCTGCTGCTCCTGATAATGTGCTTGACTCTGTAGAGGCCCTGTTTAGTAATGCCAAGCAAGAACAACTTTCTAACATGGCTGAGTCCCTTCAGGCACCATACAACAATACCAGTCACAGTCAAGGCCCTGACTTGCTTGGGCCCCATCAAGTGTCACATGGTGTGGCTGGCTCAAACGGAGCATCTGACTGGCTGGATCCCCCTAGAGAATGGGGAAAACCTTTAGAGTCTTTAAAAGAACCCTCAAATAAAACTAGCCAGAGTGAAGATGCACCTGAAGTGTTAAAGCTACCTCAGACACACACAGTGAAAATGTTCCCCAAAGGGGGTGTATCCTGCACTGCTGTGGAACATTCTCCAACTAGTTCAGCAGTTCCACTAGAAGAGGAGTTTTCCTCTGAGGGCCATTTTGATATATGTATAGACCTGACAGATGAAACTCCCTTGGAAAATGAAGTTGATTCATGGGATCTAACGGAGGGATCGACTTTAAATGCTGGAATGGGAAGCTTAAATAAAGATAAAGAGGGATGTAAGACAGAGGGCTGCTCTGTGGCAGGTGATCCCTTGACAGAGGAGCAGCCAGGCAAGCCAACAGCAGATGAGAATTTTGAAACAGAAACGACTTCAAATATTGATATTTCAGGATGCCGACCAACTCTTGataaagaaagcaagaaaagaaaaaaggagactACAGAAAAATCcagagcaaaaagagagagaaaagagagctgTGAGTCATCTTGTAAAAAAACTGGCAAAAGTAACAAGAAGTCTAAAGAGACTGCTTCAGTAGCAGTGAATGCATCCATGAAAAAGTCTGCCTCCGTGTGTGACGCCAGTCCTTTACCATCGACATCCTCTGTGTCACCATCAAGTCTATATGCCAAAAATGTCATTAAGAAAAAGGGGGAAGTTGTGATCTCTTGGACAAG